GATCCAGGAGGCCGGGTACTTCCAGCGGCTCGTCGATCTTGGCAAAAGAGACGCGGCGCGGGGCTCCGGGGATGCTGCCGGTCGAGGTGGTTGAGGTGGACTGGCGGTCGAGTGCCAAGATGCGTCCTTCTCTCGCGTGGTGTTCACTATGTGGCGTTTTTAGCCATTTGGCCTTGGGGCCGCTGCGTGGACTGGAATACCTGAGTTCACCTGCGGTTTTCCCACGGCACGATAGTGATGCTCGCTCGGAAAGGACGATCAGTGGACAGGGTGCAGCCAGCGCAACGTCCTACTGTATCAGAAGATGGGCAGCATGTGTCAACCCCGTCAAATCGACGGTGCGTGACGGCGCCCCGGGAAAACCTCGGCGCTGGTGCCGGATGAGGTTTTCATTGGGACCAGACTGTACCGCCGAGGCGCGCTCGTCAAGCAGAACGCGCACTTTGGCGCCGAATCACATCGAGTTCGGCGCCCGCGCGGCACCCGTCAGACCGTGTCGTACTCGCTGATCAGCCACTGATCGCCGTGCTTCACGAAGTTCATCCGCATGCGCGGCGTGTCGCTGCCGGTCGGCGTGCCGTCGGACGTACTGCTCATGATGAAGCCGATCAGAACCGTCGCCTTGTCCCCGGACAGGTTCTCGACGCCGAGGGTGTCGGCATGGCAGTCCATGCCCGCCTTGCCCTGGGTCACCAGCTTGCGGCTGGTGGCCGCGTAGTCGTTCAGGTTCTTCAGTGCGGTCCCGGTGAGCGCGGCGCGCGCGTTCTTCAGGCTGTCGTCGTACTTGTCCCACTGATAGGTGAACGGGGCGCAGGCACGTTTCGCGGCCTGCGACATCAGCTCACTGGTCTCGCCGTTGTCGAGGAACGCCTTGTTGCTGTTGACCGGCGGCGAGCCCGGATGGAACGCCAGTACCGCCGCGATCGCCCCGACCACGGCCGCGACCAGCCAGAACGTGACGGCGAGCGACACCGACTTCTCGTTGTCACGGGTCGGCGGCTGCTTCGCCGCGCGCTCGGCGGCCTGGTCCGCCGCGTCGCGGGCCTCGGCGCGGGCCGCCGTCAGATCCACGGTCTCCTCGCGGATCCGCGACGTCGGCGCGTTGCTGCCCCGGGCCTCGCGGATCTTCGCGGTGGCGGCCGCCGAATCCCGCTTGGCGTCCGGCGACGCGGTGTCGTCGCCGCCGGGCCGAGTGAGCGAGACGGCGGTCTCCACGATCGCGGTGTCTGCGCCGGCCGGGGCCGGACCGTTCGCGGCACCGGCGGACGGGGCGTCCTCGGGAAGCGGGTCGCCGGATCGCCGGATCACCATCTTCGGCACGTTCGAGGCAGCGCTCACCACGACGGTCGCCACACCCGCGGCGTCGTCGCGCGGCTCGGCACCGCTCGCCGCGACGGTCACGTCGTCCGCGGTATCCTGGTCGGCCGGGGCCGGATCGGTGGGCGTCCTGTCACTCATCTGCTCGTCGCTCATCAGTTGCCGCCTCCCTGCGAACCGTCGTCCGAATACTGGATCCCGTCGAGGGGCACCATCACCGAGGCCTTCCGCTTACCGTCCGCCTTCACCACGGTCACCAGGAAGGCAATGGGCTTCGCCTGCTGCTGGTTGTTCGCCTTGATCGCCTGAGTCGCGATACCGAAGACGAGAACCTTGGCAGTGTCGCCGCCGAGGTCGACTTCGGTCGGCGCCGCACCGGTGATCCGCGAGGTGATAGTGAAACCGGCCGACCCGTTACTGGCCTGCTTGGCCTGCTCGACCATCTTCCGCAGGTCACTCCCGTTGGCCTGCTTGAGCGCATCCCCGGTCAGCGTGTCCTTGACCCGCTTGTCCCAGCCGTCGAGATCGTTCGGATCGATCGTGGTCACGTTCACCACCGCCTGTTCGGCGGCGTCGACCGAATCATCGCGCAGCGCGGTGATCGAGCCGTCATCACTGAGGTAGGCGTGGATGCCGACGTAGCCGAAGTAGCCGAGGCAGGCCACCGCTGCGGCGAGAGCGGCCACACCGGTGGACAGCAGCAGTGAGGCGAGCCAGTGCCGCGACTCCCCCGGCGCCGATCCGCCGGAGCGGGCGGCGCGGGCGGCCGCCTTCTCCGCCTTCCGCGCAGCCTTGCGGTCGGCCTTCGACTCCGACGCCGCCGCGTCCGGGGAATCGGTATCGATCCCCGCGGATTCGGTGTCCTTCACCGCCGTTTCAGGCTCTTCGACCACTGTGTCTGCGGTGTCGGATTCGATCGGCGTAGTGTCGTTCCCGTCCGCCGCGCCCTCGGGCTCGTCGGTCGCGGAGTTCTGCTCAGAAGTCATCGGGCGCCACTGTATCTACTCGGGGCCGCACATGCGACTGCCGCCGTCAGTGGTGCCCTGCGTCATCGCTCAGGGACCGCCGGCGGCGGCAGCGCACTGCGGCTAGTTGTACTTCGTCGGGTGCACTCCCATGAGCCACGCCAGCTGGGTGGCCAGCGGGTTCAGGTTGAGAGTGTCCGGCATCTTCTTCGGGGTCTTGTCCCACGGCTGCGGGAAGTCCGGATTGGCCAGCGCAGCGCGGTTCGCGCTTCGGACACCGGTCGGATTGCCCACGGCGACATCACAGTTCGCGTCCTTGTTGAACGGGAAGTCGTCGTAGTTGATGTCGAAGGACGGGTTCTTCTTCTTGATGTCCGCGATCATCTTCTGGGTGCTCTCGTAACCCACGGTGCAGGCCGGCGGGTTCTCGGTCTCCAGGACGATACCGAAGTGGATCTGCCCGTCACCCGGCGCCGGCGTGTGCGAGCCTGCCGATAGCGCCGACAGCATGGCTAACAGGGCACCGGTCGAGAAGGTGGCCGGCTCGATCGTGTCCATGGTGTCGCCGAGCTTGTGGATCAGCGTGGTGGCGTCCGTGCCGTTCTTCTGAATGAACGACGAGAGCTGCGTCGCCGTCATCGGCGCGTTGGTCAGGATCCGGCGGACGGCCGGGTCCGACGACGCAAGCGTCGCGGTGATCTGATCGAGGCTCTTGGACCAGGCCAGGATCTCATCGGACTGGTCGGCCTGCGTGCCGAGGACGACGTCCGCGTTCTGGATCAGCGAGATGGTCTGGCCCAGATTGTCGTGCCCGGTCTGCGCGAGCTTGGTCAGCGAGTCGACCAGCCGGTTCATGTTCTCCGACTGCCCGTTGAAGGCCAGACCGAGCTCGTGGACGACAGTGGTCAGGTCCTTGACCGGTACCGCCTCGGTGAGCTTGATGGTGTCGGTCATGACGTCTTGCAGCACCGGGGGCAGCGTGTACTTGGTGATCACGTCGCCCTTTTTCAGGTACGGACCCGCACCGGTCGTCGGCTGCAGATCCACGAACTGCTCACCGATGGCCGACCGGTTGGCGATCACCGCGGTGGCCGACTCCGGGATCTTCGGGCCGCGCGAGTCCAGCCGCAGCTCGACGTCGACGCCCTTTTCGGTCAGTTTCATGGTGCCGACGCGGCCCACCGGCACGCCCCGGTAGGTGACCTCGGCATTCTGGAAGATGCCGCCCGCGCTCTCCCCCATCCGGAGGGTCACCTTGTACTGCGACAGACCGACCATCTTGTCGAGCTGCGCGTAGTTGGCACCCACGAAGACGATCGCGGCCACACCGATTATCGCGAAGACCACCAGCTGAATCTTGACGAGCCTACTGAGCATCGGAGCCTCCCGGGAATGCGAGCGAAGCGTCCAGGAAGTTGGTGCTCTTCGCGTCGGCGGGCAGCGGACCGTACTGGTTGCCGCCGGCCGGCTTCTTCTTGGCCGGCTTCTTCTTGGCCGGCGGAGTCGGGTTCATCGGGTACGTGCCACCCGACGGCGGAGTGTTCGGCCCCAGCTTCGAGTTCGGTGCCGGCGGCAGCAACGAGATCGTCGGCCAGCCCCAGCGCGGGCCGTTGCCGTTGACGTACGGATTGCCCTTGTAGATCGGCGGCGGGTTGACCGACGGCGCCCGGTAGTGCGGGGTGCCCTGTCCGACGCCGAGTGCCTCGAGCTGGTTGAGCAGCCGCAGGTCGACGTTCAGGAACAGGTTGGTCGAGTCGCCGTGCACGGCGGGCAGGATGTCGTCCGGGAACGGATGGGTCAGCATCAGCGGCGTCGCCGTGATGGCGTCGTCGACCGACTTCGCCAGCTCCGTGAGGATCGGCCGCAGCGCCTTCAGATCGTTGATCATCTGCGTGTGCGACTTCGCCAGGATGTCGGTGCCCACCTGACCCAGCTGGTCGAGCTTGGTCAGCAGGTCGACGAACTGCGGACGCTGCTGTTCGAGCACCGCGATACCGGCCGGCAACTCGTCGAGGATCCGGTCGATCTGTTGGGTCTGCTGAGCGGCCCGGTCCGACAGCACCGCGACGCCGTCGACCGCACGCACGATGTTGTCGCGCTGCTGGTTGAGACCGCGGATCAGCTTCTCGGAGTTGATCAGCAACTCTCGGGTCTGCTTGCTGCCCTCGGTACCGCCCATCGACTCGTTCAGGGCGGTGACGATCGGCTCTAGCTGGTTGATTCCGCCGCCGTTGAGCAGCAGCGACAGCGCGCCGAGGAGTTCCTCGATGTCCGTCGTGGTCTTGGTCCGATCGGTCGGGATCGGCACCTTCGGATTCTGCCGTGGGGCGCCGGCCGCGTCCTTCGGGTCGCTCAGGCTGACGAACTTCTCACCCAGCAGGTTGGTCTGCTGGACCGCAGCCCGGGACTCATCGGAGAGATCGACCTGGTTCTTCACCTTGATGTGGACGCGCGCGTTCCACGAGTCGGCGGGCACCTCGATCTTGGTGACCTTGCCCACCGGAGTGCCGTCCATCTTGACGACGGACTGCGGCACCAGGTCGAGGATGTTCGCGAACTCGATCATGTATTCGCGCGGATGGTCGCCCAGGTCGACACCACCGGGCAACGGCATCTGCTGAACGTTGATCCCGCAGCCCGACACGCCGACCATCACCGCGCTCATCGCCACGGCCACGCCGGCCGCCTTGATGCGGCCTGACCTGCTGAGGTTCATCAGTTGCCTCCCGGGAGTGCAGGATCGGGGTTACCGGCGTTCTGGCCCGGGTGGTACATGTCCTGCAGCTTCTTGCCGCTCATGATGCCGAACGGCAGGATCGGCAGCAGCGGCTCCAGCACGTTGTTCTGGATCTGCTCACCGACCTCGGTGCAGTTGTTGACCAGCGGAGCCATGATCTTGCTGAACTGGACGGCCTGCGGGTTGCCCGGCAGGAGCTTGCCCAGGTCGAGCATCTTGCACAGCGCGCCGGCCGGGTTCTGCAGCTGCGTGATGTTCACGCGCATGTCGACCGTGCCCGACTC
The nucleotide sequence above comes from Gordonia sp. PP30. Encoded proteins:
- a CDS encoding MlaD family protein, translating into MLSRLVKIQLVVFAIIGVAAIVFVGANYAQLDKMVGLSQYKVTLRMGESAGGIFQNAEVTYRGVPVGRVGTMKLTEKGVDVELRLDSRGPKIPESATAVIANRSAIGEQFVDLQPTTGAGPYLKKGDVITKYTLPPVLQDVMTDTIKLTEAVPVKDLTTVVHELGLAFNGQSENMNRLVDSLTKLAQTGHDNLGQTISLIQNADVVLGTQADQSDEILAWSKSLDQITATLASSDPAVRRILTNAPMTATQLSSFIQKNGTDATTLIHKLGDTMDTIEPATFSTGALLAMLSALSAGSHTPAPGDGQIHFGIVLETENPPACTVGYESTQKMIADIKKKNPSFDINYDDFPFNKDANCDVAVGNPTGVRSANRAALANPDFPQPWDKTPKKMPDTLNLNPLATQLAWLMGVHPTKYN
- a CDS encoding MCE family protein is translated as MNLSRSGRIKAAGVAVAMSAVMVGVSGCGINVQQMPLPGGVDLGDHPREYMIEFANILDLVPQSVVKMDGTPVGKVTKIEVPADSWNARVHIKVKNQVDLSDESRAAVQQTNLLGEKFVSLSDPKDAAGAPRQNPKVPIPTDRTKTTTDIEELLGALSLLLNGGGINQLEPIVTALNESMGGTEGSKQTRELLINSEKLIRGLNQQRDNIVRAVDGVAVLSDRAAQQTQQIDRILDELPAGIAVLEQQRPQFVDLLTKLDQLGQVGTDILAKSHTQMINDLKALRPILTELAKSVDDAITATPLMLTHPFPDDILPAVHGDSTNLFLNVDLRLLNQLEALGVGQGTPHYRAPSVNPPPIYKGNPYVNGNGPRWGWPTISLLPPAPNSKLGPNTPPSGGTYPMNPTPPAKKKPAKKKPAGGNQYGPLPADAKSTNFLDASLAFPGGSDAQ